The genomic segment TCTGAGTATCCTTGAAGCTGTCTGGAGCATGGCAAAACTCAGATCTATGCCTAAAACAATATCCTGGGTTTTTTCTGCAAGATCAAAACATGTTCTGCCAACAGCACAGCCGGTATCAATAAAAGGTTTGTCTAAAAGTGTTCCTGCATGTTCAAGTCCTTTTTGAAGAAGAGTCCGCACAGAGCCTGGCGGTACAAAGTGATGAGAACCAGGTAAACTGCCGCATTCCAGAGGATCAATATCACCATAGTGGTCAAAGGTATATGTGCTGAGATGCTGGCGCATAATATCATATGCAGAACCAGGCCCGCAGCAGTCTCCTATAAGGCTTTCAATGGAAGGGTGCAGGTTGTTTCTTGCAATAACAGGAAGTATCTGCTGGGAAATATAGGCCCTGAGATCAGCAACAATAACAGGAATCCCGTCAATAACAGGAAATTCACTAAGACATTGCCGGTTTGTGCAGACCAGGATTCCCTGTATAATATCTCCGTTAATCTGCTCTTCAGTTTTTCCTGTTTCAAGGGGGCTGTCTATACCTGAATTTCGCCTGCAAACAGGACATACAGGCTTTAATCTTTTAAAATGAGTCAGTTTCAGAAGATTTATCCTCCTATCATAACACTGGGGCATCCTGGAGGCATAATCTTGCCAACAGGGGATGGAATAGGTGCGACACATCCTGGATGGGATGAAAGATCATTAACACGGGCTGCCGGAAGACCGCCTATTAATACACTTGAAGAACCTTTTGTAACAAGTCCCGGGCCGTTGGGTATGCAGCCTGGCAATACACAGGGGGTTGTGGTGCTGGTAACCCTGGCCGCAGGCTGATTGCCGATAAGGACATTAAACGCTCCTGTAATAATAGGCAGAGGAAGCCCTGGATGTGCGGATGGAGCAGGAACCGGGGCTGGCGGATGGATAGGGGCATGGCAGTGAGGGGTATCTTGTTTTACCATATCTCCGACCCTTGCGGCTGGCGGCATATTTAACTCCTTTTAATTTATATGAATAATTTTTCCTGTAAGCCTGAGATCATCATCAGACTTGACTTTCATTTCTTTGGATGAATTTATTTCCAGTTTTCCCCGGCTTTTAATAACAGCTTCTTCCAGGGCATCTATTTCAATCTTTTTAGACTGTAATGCAATGGATTCCGCAGATTTAAGCTCAAGCCTGGTTCCTTCTATAACCATTACAGGGCCTGTATCAGTCAGACGCATTTTTACAATCATCTGCCCGCCAGGCTCTCTTATTTCCAATATATCCTGGTTATTATCAGATTTTGCAGAAATCATCCGCCCAGACCTGAGGGTAATCTCTTGAATATCTTTTTTACGGCGGGCACAAAAAGATGTTTCCAGATCAATGATCATTGTTTTTTTCAACATCAGGATTAACCTTTTTCCTTTTTTTTGCCATTATATTTAGTTTTTTTATAGCCGCTAAAAGTAATCAGTGCAACAGATAATTAATTTATAACATCACTTCTTTTATATTGAAGAATTATTTACTAAATAAATGTTTATTCAATATAAAAATGCCTAAATTCAGGTTGAATATTAATTAATAATATTATATAAAAACAGACTCAATTCCAGGTTTATCTTAAATTAACTAAAAAGGAGAAGGTATGATTATTGAAAAATTTACCATAAAAGCTCAGGATGCAATTGAACACGCCTGCCGCCTGGCTGTAAAAAAAGAACATCAATATGTTACCCCCTGGCATCTTCTTTATTCAATGATGGAGCAAAAGGGAAATCCAGCACAGGATTTTCTGAAAAAAGCTGGATTAGAAACAGATGCACTCAGAGCCAGGGTTGAAGGCCAGCTTCTGACCCAGCCCAAAGCCCATATAGACACCCAGCAGACTCCTATTAACAGGGACCTGGAAAAGGTGTTTATCCATTCTGAAGAATCAGCAAACAGCCTGGATGATAAATATATTGATATTAATCATATTTTAATGGGTATGCTTGAAAAACAGGAAATTCTTTCAGCCTTTACTGAAGCAGGTGCAAATAAACCAGATTTACTTGAAATTTTAAAAAATGCTCCTAAAAGCCGGTTTAAGCAAGGGGAAGGGGGGCCTGCTGAATTTGAATATCTTGCTAAATATACAACAGATTTTACAGAAAGGGCAAGAGAAGGCAAGATAGACCCGGTAATCGGGAGGGATGAGGAGATCCGCCAGGTTATCCAGGTATTAAGCAGGCGGTTAAAAAGCAACCCCATTGTAATTGGGGAACCAGGAGTTGGTAAAACCGCTGTTGTTGAAGGTCTTGCCCAGAGGATAGTTCAGGGCAATGTACCTGACAATCTTAAATCCATGTCAATCCTCGGCCTTGACATGGGACAGTTGATTGCCGGAGCAAAATACAGGGGGGAATTTGAAGAACGTTTTAAGCGGGTGCTTCAAGAAATTGCTGATGCTGAAAATATTATCATGTTTATAGATGAGATTCACATGCTAATAGGAGCAGGAGGCGGTTCCGAAGGTGCCATGGATGCATCAAACCTTATCAAACCGGCTCTTTCCAGGGGTGAAATACGATGCCTGGGAGCCACTACCCTTGAAGAATACAGAAAGCATATTGAAAAAGATGCTGCCCTGATGCGCCGTTTTCAGATTGTCATGATTAAAGAACCATCATGCGAAGAAACCATATCAATTTTACGCGGGGTTAAGGAAAAATATGAGGTACATCACGGGGTCAGGATTACTGATGCTGCCATTCATGCAGCTATCAATCTTTCCCACCGGTATATAACCGACCGGTTTCTGCCTGACAAGGCTCTTGATCTCATAGACCAGACTGCTGCATCAACACGGATTATCCTTTCTTCCAAACCTGAAGAACTTGAAAACATTGACAGGAGGATTGTCCAGCTTGAGATTGAAATCCGCGCTCTTGAAGGCGAGGAAGCTGAAAAAACAATTAAACATGTTGATTTGTTAAACCAGGAAATGGAATCCCTGAAAGAAAAAAGTCAGGAACTTACAGATAAATGGCAAAAAGAAAAGCGGGCTATTGTCGAGGTTCAGGAAGCCAAGAAAAAACTGGATCAGGCCAGGCAGGAAATGGAACAAAAGATACGTGAAGAGGATTTTTCCAGGGTTGCGGAGCTTCAATACAAGGTTATTCCTGAATGTGAAAACATCCTTGAACAATATGCTGACATTGATCTTTCTGACAGCAGGCTTCTCAGGGAGTCCATAGATGAACAGGATGTTGCTGATACTGTTTCCCAGTGGACAGGCATTCCTGTTTCAAAGATGCTGGCTTCAGACCAGCAAAGGTTTTTAAACCTGGAAAGCCTTTTACGCAAAAGGGTTGTGGGCCAGGATGAAGCCTTGACCACTATTGCCAGGGCAGTCAGGAGATCCCGTGCCGCAGTTCAGGATCCTGACCGTCCCATTGCATCTTTTCTCATGCTTGGACCCACAGGTGTTGGAAAAACAGAGGTATCCAAAGCATTATCAGAATTTTTGTTTGATGACGAGCGTGCCATGATCCGCATTGATATGAGTGAATTCATGGAAAAACATGCTGCTGCCCGTCTTGTAGGAGCGCCTCCTGGATATGTGGGATATGAAGAAGGGGGGATTCTTACAAACAAGGTCAGGCGAAAACCTTACAGTGTTATCCTTTTTGATGAGGTTGAAAAAGCCCATCCTGATGTATTCAACCTGTTTCTCCAGCTCATGGATGACGGAAGACTGACAGACAGCCACGGCCAGACAGTTAATTTTACCAACACCATTGTACTCATGACCTCAAACCTGGGTGCAGAACATATTGAACCTGCCCAGACCCAGGAAGAAATTATGCAGATGAAAGCAGGAATCATGCAGGCCGTGCGGTCTCATTTCAGGCCTGAGTTCTTAAACCGTCTTGATGATATCCTTGTTTTCAGCCAGTTGACTATGGATGTTATGATACCTATTGCAGAAATTCAGCTTGCAAGACTGCAGAATCTTTTAAAAGACAGGGAAATTAAACTGGACATCAGCCAGGAAGCAAAA from the Desulfonema limicola genome contains:
- a CDS encoding ATP-dependent Clp protease ATP-binding subunit encodes the protein MIIEKFTIKAQDAIEHACRLAVKKEHQYVTPWHLLYSMMEQKGNPAQDFLKKAGLETDALRARVEGQLLTQPKAHIDTQQTPINRDLEKVFIHSEESANSLDDKYIDINHILMGMLEKQEILSAFTEAGANKPDLLEILKNAPKSRFKQGEGGPAEFEYLAKYTTDFTERAREGKIDPVIGRDEEIRQVIQVLSRRLKSNPIVIGEPGVGKTAVVEGLAQRIVQGNVPDNLKSMSILGLDMGQLIAGAKYRGEFEERFKRVLQEIADAENIIMFIDEIHMLIGAGGGSEGAMDASNLIKPALSRGEIRCLGATTLEEYRKHIEKDAALMRRFQIVMIKEPSCEETISILRGVKEKYEVHHGVRITDAAIHAAINLSHRYITDRFLPDKALDLIDQTAASTRIILSSKPEELENIDRRIVQLEIEIRALEGEEAEKTIKHVDLLNQEMESLKEKSQELTDKWQKEKRAIVEVQEAKKKLDQARQEMEQKIREEDFSRVAELQYKVIPECENILEQYADIDLSDSRLLRESIDEQDVADTVSQWTGIPVSKMLASDQQRFLNLESLLRKRVVGQDEALTTIARAVRRSRAAVQDPDRPIASFLMLGPTGVGKTEVSKALSEFLFDDERAMIRIDMSEFMEKHAAARLVGAPPGYVGYEEGGILTNKVRRKPYSVILFDEVEKAHPDVFNLFLQLMDDGRLTDSHGQTVNFTNTIVLMTSNLGAEHIEPAQTQEEIMQMKAGIMQAVRSHFRPEFLNRLDDILVFSQLTMDVMIPIAEIQLARLQNLLKDREIKLDISQEAKALLAQQGFNPLMGARPLKRVIQSCLQDPLAEEIISGTIKEGDIITISASEQDIIITGADGAVLYPKEDNIDKDDYKQEPSSESDENLSQDQE
- a CDS encoding methyltransferase domain-containing protein — protein: MPQCYDRRINLLKLTHFKRLKPVCPVCRRNSGIDSPLETGKTEEQINGDIIQGILVCTNRQCLSEFPVIDGIPVIVADLRAYISQQILPVIARNNLHPSIESLIGDCCGPGSAYDIMRQHLSTYTFDHYGDIDPLECGSLPGSHHFVPPGSVRTLLQKGLEHAGTLLDKPFIDTGCAVGRTCFDLAEKTQDIVLGIDLSFAMLQTASRILRTGIVSYPRRAAGIVYHSREFPAHFTCTENIDFWACDAAALPFADNTFGFAASINLIDCVHSPYDHLLSLKKVLMPDAKAILASPYDWSPGAASVESWLGGHSQRSDNQGASEIIIKSLLTKGCIQEDSGGFEIIFEIESLPWSVRIHDRSAMSYLTHLLVLRRV
- a CDS encoding PAAR domain-containing protein, which encodes MPPAARVGDMVKQDTPHCHAPIHPPAPVPAPSAHPGLPLPIITGAFNVLIGNQPAARVTSTTTPCVLPGCIPNGPGLVTKGSSSVLIGGLPAARVNDLSSHPGCVAPIPSPVGKIMPPGCPSVMIGG